One segment of Elusimicrobiota bacterium DNA contains the following:
- a CDS encoding dihydroorotase — protein sequence MAQGPLLQIVGGKVIDPAAQTEYEADILIQNGKIARVDKRWLKPSVTLPGTEVFHVHGAAVAPALWDIHVHLREPGQEHKETMATGAQAAVRGGVGRMFVMPNTEPAIDNEETYKLVEAQGKAQEKLVDIEIIAAVTKGREGAEPTDLYRLRKLGAAAFSDDGAPVKDAQILRAALDETSAMDSLVIDHCEEGSMIRGGAIHEGRVSRSLGVPGIPRESEAVSVFRDIQVLKNSRGRLHLAHLSTKEAVELVRKAKKNGLAKRLTCEVCPHHFALTEEAVRDMGPLAKVNPPLRTEDDVKALHEAIIDGTVDAIASDHAPHSDWEKNQGLLAAPFGMIGLETMLPVTITYLVRPGIISLLTAIELLTTGPARIMNRPAPKIEPGEPADFVIFYPDRETTFRSFASKSRNSPFLGRSLYGSVLATLHRGQMVYRNESL from the coding sequence GTGGCGCAAGGCCCTCTTCTTCAAATCGTCGGCGGCAAGGTTATCGATCCCGCCGCTCAAACCGAATACGAAGCCGATATCCTGATTCAGAACGGAAAAATCGCGCGCGTCGACAAACGCTGGCTGAAACCCTCCGTCACATTGCCGGGCACCGAGGTTTTTCATGTGCACGGCGCCGCGGTGGCGCCTGCGCTCTGGGACATTCATGTTCATTTAAGAGAACCTGGCCAAGAGCATAAAGAAACCATGGCCACCGGCGCGCAGGCCGCTGTGAGAGGCGGGGTGGGCCGGATGTTCGTGATGCCCAATACCGAGCCGGCTATCGATAATGAAGAGACGTATAAGCTGGTCGAAGCCCAGGGTAAGGCTCAGGAAAAGCTGGTTGATATCGAAATCATCGCGGCCGTGACCAAAGGGCGCGAGGGCGCGGAGCCCACGGATTTATACCGTTTGAGGAAATTGGGCGCGGCCGCGTTCAGCGACGACGGCGCGCCGGTCAAGGACGCGCAGATTTTGCGTGCGGCTTTGGATGAAACCAGCGCCATGGATTCCTTGGTTATCGACCATTGCGAAGAGGGAAGCATGATCAGAGGAGGCGCCATTCATGAGGGCCGGGTCAGCCGCAGCTTGGGCGTGCCCGGCATCCCCAGGGAATCCGAGGCGGTTTCCGTTTTTCGCGACATTCAAGTTTTAAAAAACAGCCGGGGCCGTTTACATTTGGCGCATTTGTCCACGAAAGAAGCCGTTGAATTGGTCAGGAAGGCCAAAAAAAACGGCTTGGCCAAGCGCCTCACCTGCGAGGTTTGCCCGCATCATTTCGCGTTGACCGAAGAAGCGGTGCGGGACATGGGCCCCCTGGCTAAGGTCAATCCGCCGTTGAGAACCGAAGACGATGTCAAAGCGCTCCATGAGGCCATCATCGACGGCACCGTCGACGCCATTGCCTCGGACCATGCGCCGCATTCGGATTGGGAGAAAAACCAGGGATTGCTGGCCGCGCCCTTCGGCATGATCGGCTTGGAAACCATGCTGCCGGTGACCATCACTTATTTGGTCAGGCCCGGTATTATTTCTTTGCTGACGGCCATCGAACTATTGACCACGGGACCGGCGCGGATCATGAACAGGCCGGCGCCTAAAATCGAGCCCGGCGAACCGGCTGACTTCGTGATTTTTTATCCCGATAGAGAAACGACGTTTCGCTCATTCGCGTCTAAATCCAGGAACAGCCCGTTCTTGGGCCGGTCTCTTTACGGAAGCGTGCTCGCCACCCTCCATCGCGGCCAAATGGTTTATCGAAACGAGAGTCTTTAG
- a CDS encoding type II toxin-antitoxin system death-on-curing family toxin: MKYLYPTQVLFLHKRILETSQGAPGVRDQGLLESAIYRPRASFGGQDLYPDLFSKAAALLHSIVKNHPFVDANKRTGFEAMRLFLRINGWDIKATEEEKFQWILSVASGSKPDEQKISVWIQTHAVRRNKPA, from the coding sequence TTGAAATACCTTTACCCCACCCAAGTCCTTTTCCTTCATAAGCGGATTCTGGAGACTTCCCAAGGGGCTCCCGGAGTCCGGGATCAAGGACTTTTAGAATCAGCTATTTACAGGCCTCGGGCCAGTTTCGGGGGGCAGGATTTATACCCTGATTTATTTTCCAAAGCCGCCGCCCTCCTGCATTCCATCGTCAAAAACCATCCCTTCGTCGATGCCAATAAACGCACGGGGTTTGAAGCGATGCGGCTTTTTTTAAGGATCAACGGATGGGATATCAAAGCGACGGAGGAAGAAAAATTTCAATGGATTTTAAGCGTGGCTTCGGGTTCAAAGCCGGATGAGCAGAAAATATCGGTTTGGATTCAAACGCACGCCGTGCGTAGGAATAAACCCGCCTAA
- a CDS encoding ribbon-helix-helix domain-containing protein, with protein MELKPFTTKLDKKTIDALKALSLKTRIPQSELVREGIALVLRRHAEDVITPYLRTEVEDLLQEDRNLLRRLSDA; from the coding sequence ATGGAACTTAAACCCTTTACCACTAAGCTTGATAAGAAAACGATTGATGCGCTCAAAGCGCTTTCCCTGAAAACACGCATTCCGCAATCGGAATTGGTTAGAGAAGGGATCGCTTTGGTGCTGCGCCGCCATGCCGAAGACGTCATCACGCCGTATTTGCGGACCGAAGTCGAAGATTTATTGCAGGAAGACCGTAATTTACTGCGGCGTCTTTCCGACGCTTGA
- the trxA gene encoding thioredoxin produces the protein MPTDIQDKDFDTEVKNSSVPVIVDFWAPWCGPCRALAPTLEELSKEFDGKVKFLKVNTDENPVEASKLRITAIPTLVLFKGGKPVDQLIGVHPKGEIK, from the coding sequence ATGCCGACAGACATTCAAGACAAAGACTTTGATACGGAAGTTAAAAACTCGTCCGTTCCTGTGATCGTGGATTTTTGGGCGCCGTGGTGCGGCCCGTGCCGGGCTTTGGCGCCGACGCTTGAGGAACTCTCTAAGGAATTCGATGGGAAAGTGAAATTCCTCAAGGTCAACACCGATGAAAATCCGGTCGAGGCGTCCAAGCTGCGCATTACGGCCATTCCGACGCTGGTTCTCTTCAAGGGCGGGAAACCCGTCGATCAATTGATCGGCGTTCACCCTAAGGGCGAGATTAAATAG
- a CDS encoding TlpA family protein disulfide reductase translates to MNKTFRLFIIPAAALLTVALPGCKKERAGADAPAQKFAQSQNLAPNFTLPAVSTKSNWELSPLLGKKTVLLAFFTTWCPYCNSSMPYLQSFYEKNTAKDFVVVGIDVGEPESTVANFQKKHGLTFPVLMRGQDDASDAYYQVRYLPTLYLIDKKGQVVRRFEGFHPSMLDEIAKYL, encoded by the coding sequence ATGAACAAAACATTCCGTTTATTTATCATCCCGGCCGCCGCTTTGCTGACGGTCGCTTTGCCTGGCTGCAAAAAAGAGCGCGCCGGGGCCGATGCCCCGGCGCAAAAATTCGCCCAATCGCAGAATTTGGCGCCCAATTTTACTCTGCCGGCTGTCTCGACCAAAAGCAATTGGGAGCTCTCGCCGCTGTTGGGCAAGAAAACCGTGCTGTTGGCGTTTTTTACGACCTGGTGCCCGTACTGCAATTCCTCGATGCCTTATCTGCAGAGCTTTTATGAGAAAAATACGGCCAAGGATTTCGTGGTGGTCGGCATCGACGTCGGCGAGCCCGAAAGCACGGTGGCGAATTTTCAGAAGAAGCACGGTTTGACGTTCCCGGTGCTGATGAGAGGCCAAGACGATGCTTCCGACGCCTATTATCAGGTCCGCTATTTGCCGACGCTTTACTTGATCGATAAAAAGGGCCAAGTGGTCCGCCGCTTCGAGGGATTCCATCCTTCCATGCTCGACGAGATTGCCAAATACCTTTAA
- a CDS encoding rhomboid family intramembrane serine protease yields the protein MAGDELMYPPYSLPRIIKFMIVALIAAFIAQQMFPYQSILALGLTPALVIKRFWIWQLATYMVLHGSLIHLLFNALSLYWFGSSLAQEWGERRFLTYFLICGVGAGVLTVAVQFSSNIPTIGASGAIYGLLYAWARQNPNAVIYMYGLFPMRARHLVVLLFLLEFMLSQTPSPVARFAHLGGLAVGWLYFRLPDMDFWSSFAQWLRRPPEDKRREENVAEDDEEEEIDRILEKINARGIQSLTPWERRKLDDASRQKKS from the coding sequence TTGGCGGGAGATGAACTGATGTACCCGCCCTACAGCCTGCCCCGCATTATCAAGTTCATGATCGTCGCTCTGATCGCGGCGTTCATCGCCCAGCAGATGTTCCCTTATCAAAGCATCCTGGCGTTGGGCCTGACCCCGGCCCTGGTGATCAAGCGCTTCTGGATTTGGCAATTGGCGACCTATATGGTGCTTCACGGCAGCTTGATTCATTTACTGTTCAACGCGTTGTCTCTTTATTGGTTCGGGTCTTCTCTCGCTCAGGAATGGGGAGAGCGGCGTTTCCTGACGTATTTTTTGATTTGCGGGGTGGGCGCGGGCGTGCTCACGGTCGCGGTTCAGTTCTCCAGCAATATCCCGACCATCGGGGCCTCCGGCGCCATTTACGGGCTTCTCTACGCGTGGGCCAGGCAAAATCCCAATGCCGTCATTTACATGTACGGCCTGTTTCCGATGCGCGCCCGGCATTTGGTTGTGCTCTTGTTTTTGCTTGAGTTCATGCTCAGCCAAACGCCCAGCCCGGTCGCGCGTTTCGCGCATTTAGGCGGGCTGGCCGTGGGCTGGCTGTATTTCCGGCTGCCGGACATGGATTTTTGGTCGTCCTTTGCGCAATGGCTGCGGCGTCCTCCGGAAGACAAGCGTCGCGAAGAGAACGTGGCGGAGGATGATGAAGAAGAGGAAATCGACCGCATCCTTGAAAAAATCAACGCGCGCGGCATTCAATCCTTGACTCCATGGGAGCGCCGCAAACTCGATGACGCCAGCCGCCAAAAGAAAAGCTAG
- a CDS encoding DNA-formamidopyrimidine glycosylase (Involved in base excision repair of DNA damaged by oxidation or by mutagenic agents. Acts as DNA glycosylase that recognizes and removes damaged bases), whose protein sequence is MPECVEVEITRRKLEPLIVGRRLCRVRLLDALLERPADFGRYSGVLRAIDRRGKALRFVLAEDRSFTLWLGMTGSLQVNADAARPPRLVLEFDGASCSLIDPRRFGRVSWQGRLPAGWDVLSAISRLQPPREFEESFCASKARIKALLMDQDKIAGLGNIYANEVLFDAGIRPWRRACSLSREETGRLWASLRRILGRALRDGGISMRDFYHPDGRKGAFQNRFTIYGLKKGSPCPRCGAPVKVVLTAQRSTFFCRNCQK, encoded by the coding sequence ATGCCCGAATGTGTTGAAGTCGAAATCACCAGGCGCAAGCTTGAGCCTTTGATCGTGGGGCGCAGGCTTTGCCGGGTGCGTTTGTTGGACGCGCTCTTGGAACGCCCGGCCGACTTCGGGCGTTATTCGGGAGTTTTGCGCGCCATCGACAGGCGCGGCAAGGCGCTGCGATTCGTTCTGGCCGAGGACCGGTCGTTTACGCTTTGGCTGGGCATGACCGGCTCGCTTCAGGTCAACGCGGACGCGGCCCGTCCGCCGCGCCTTGTGCTGGAATTCGACGGCGCGTCCTGCTCGCTGATCGATCCGAGGCGTTTCGGCCGCGTGTCTTGGCAGGGGCGTTTGCCCGCAGGATGGGATGTATTGAGCGCCATTTCCAGGCTGCAGCCTCCCCGCGAATTCGAAGAATCGTTTTGCGCGTCCAAAGCCAGGATTAAAGCTTTGCTCATGGATCAGGATAAAATCGCCGGCTTAGGGAATATTTACGCCAATGAGGTTTTGTTCGACGCCGGAATCCGGCCGTGGCGGCGGGCATGTTCCTTGTCGCGCGAGGAGACCGGCAGGCTGTGGGCATCGCTGCGGCGTATTTTAGGCCGGGCCTTGAGGGATGGGGGAATTTCCATGCGCGATTTTTACCATCCGGACGGGCGCAAAGGAGCTTTTCAAAACCGTTTCACGATTTACGGCCTCAAAAAAGGCTCGCCGTGCCCACGCTGCGGCGCGCCCGTCAAAGTGGTTTTGACCGCGCAGCGGTCCACATTTTTTTGTCGAAACTGTCAGAAATGA
- a CDS encoding dephospho-CoA kinase, which translates to MKKSKPVLTLALTGGFGSGKSSALKAFAQMGAATFDCDAIARDLTAGRGPLVARIGRLFGGGVLDASGRLDRAKTASLIFNNPSRRRRLEALLHPAILTELSKRLANSKAALRVVEVPLLFENEKKLLKRRPLYDASLTVWASPETIRRRLSAKGWTKDDIERRRSSQMPLDEKCCKADFILDNNGARQKLTGQVRAIQNACQAILRDYREARKQRGKGEAANDKRTGNQRARRRNRTPYE; encoded by the coding sequence ATGAAAAAATCCAAGCCTGTCTTGACGTTGGCTTTGACCGGAGGGTTCGGATCAGGGAAATCCTCGGCGCTGAAGGCGTTCGCCCAAATGGGGGCCGCGACCTTCGATTGCGACGCCATCGCCAGAGATCTGACCGCCGGGCGCGGCCCGCTCGTCGCCCGAATCGGGCGTTTGTTCGGCGGCGGCGTTTTAGACGCAAGCGGGCGTCTGGATCGCGCCAAAACCGCGTCCCTTATTTTTAACAACCCGAGCAGACGCCGGCGTTTGGAAGCGTTGCTTCATCCGGCGATTTTGACGGAACTCAGCAAGCGCTTGGCGAATTCGAAAGCGGCGCTGCGCGTGGTGGAGGTTCCGTTGCTTTTTGAGAACGAGAAAAAATTATTGAAGCGGCGCCCGCTTTATGACGCGAGCCTGACGGTTTGGGCTTCGCCTGAAACGATCCGGCGCCGCTTATCGGCCAAGGGCTGGACCAAGGATGACATCGAGCGGCGCCGGAGCTCCCAGATGCCGCTCGACGAAAAGTGTTGCAAAGCTGATTTTATTTTGGATAATAACGGCGCTCGCCAAAAACTGACCGGACAAGTCCGGGCAATCCAAAATGCATGTCAAGCAATCCTGCGGGATTATCGGGAGGCGAGGAAACAACGTGGAAAAGGAGAAGCAGCAAATGACAAACGCACCGGAAACCAGCGCGCCCGGCGCCGGAACAGGACGCCCTATGAATAA
- the rho gene encoding transcription termination factor Rho, protein MFDTQALSSMSYPELVRVANELKIDSTAGLRKQEMIAKILEAQAKEHGIVEAQGVLEILPDGFGFLRSPNNNYLPGPDDIYVSPSQIKRFGLRKGDMVAGLMRPPKEGERFFALLQLKAVNTVAVEQLSGRPLFDNLTPFYPKTKIVLETVKNELTARCLDLIAPIGKGQRGLIVSPPRAGKTMILQRIANAVATNHPEVSIIVLLIDERPEEVTDMQRSVKGEVISSTFDEPADRHVQVAEMVIEKAKRMVENGKDVLILLDSITRMARAYNTITPSSGRVLSGGIEATSLQRPKRFFGAARNIEEGGSLTILATALIETGSRMDDVIFEEFKGTGNMEVYLDRKLSDKRIFPAIDINRSGTRKEELLLKDDELNKVWVLRKVLSGLNPVEAMELLIDKLASVKSNKDFLKSMEISSLKD, encoded by the coding sequence ATGTTCGACACCCAGGCGCTTTCCAGCATGTCTTATCCTGAATTGGTCCGAGTGGCCAATGAATTAAAAATCGATTCGACTGCAGGCCTGAGAAAACAGGAGATGATCGCCAAGATTTTGGAAGCCCAGGCCAAGGAGCACGGCATCGTGGAGGCTCAGGGCGTGCTTGAAATCCTTCCGGACGGCTTCGGTTTTCTGCGTTCGCCCAACAATAATTATTTGCCCGGCCCGGACGATATTTACGTCAGCCCCAGCCAGATCAAGCGCTTCGGCCTGAGAAAAGGCGATATGGTCGCGGGCCTGATGCGGCCGCCAAAAGAGGGGGAGCGGTTTTTCGCTTTACTGCAATTAAAAGCGGTCAACACCGTTGCTGTCGAGCAATTGAGCGGACGGCCGCTCTTCGATAATTTGACGCCTTTTTATCCCAAGACGAAAATCGTTTTAGAGACGGTTAAAAACGAGTTGACCGCGCGTTGTTTGGATTTGATCGCGCCAATCGGCAAAGGGCAGCGAGGTTTGATTGTCTCGCCTCCCCGCGCCGGCAAAACCATGATTCTTCAGAGAATCGCCAATGCCGTGGCCACGAATCATCCGGAAGTCAGCATCATCGTGCTCTTGATCGATGAGCGTCCGGAGGAAGTCACGGATATGCAGCGCTCCGTCAAAGGCGAGGTCATTTCCTCGACCTTCGATGAGCCGGCGGACAGGCACGTTCAGGTGGCGGAGATGGTCATCGAGAAAGCCAAACGCATGGTGGAAAACGGCAAGGATGTTTTGATTTTGTTGGACTCCATCACCCGCATGGCCCGCGCCTACAACACGATCACCCCGTCGTCCGGGCGCGTGCTCTCAGGCGGCATCGAGGCCACCAGCCTTCAGCGGCCCAAACGTTTCTTCGGCGCGGCCAGAAACATCGAAGAGGGCGGGAGTTTGACGATTTTAGCCACGGCCTTGATCGAGACCGGCAGCCGCATGGATGACGTGATCTTCGAGGAATTCAAAGGAACCGGGAATATGGAAGTTTACCTCGACCGCAAGCTTTCGGATAAGAGAATTTTCCCGGCTATCGATATTAATCGAAGCGGCACCAGAAAGGAAGAGTTGCTCTTAAAAGACGATGAGCTTAACAAGGTCTGGGTGCTGCGCAAGGTCCTTTCCGGCTTGAATCCGGTGGAGGCCATGGAGCTCTTGATCGACAAGCTGGCTTCCGTCAAGTCAAACAAGGACTTTTTGAAGTCCATGGAGATTTCCAGCCTGAAGGACTGA
- a CDS encoding M23 family metallopeptidase: MPCLNLKLTMFTVIGALWLFVVSVTQVLGVGAPSPWVRFSLRDASWAHVVRKIEAPAFAVKPEELKKIRRLIWARHQIKPTDNIWKLAMNYGTSVESIQSSNAAELIWMKPGSDIVVLNKRGTLHHVKQKNGQGETLADVARLYGRRDNAAEQKLKAEIVKANSFPGYALLADFELNPGSYLLIPDTYLEFDTFRIPFKYWHYPRISSGFGLRYHPILKRKKFHDGMDFPQAYNTPVYASRSGRVIFANWREGYGLMVIIKHSDGTTTRYGHLSRIYVKDGQWVEGGKKMIARVGSTGLSTGPHLHFEIRDHFGRPLNPKKKFGKK, encoded by the coding sequence ATGCCTTGCCTTAACCTTAAATTAACGATGTTTACCGTAATCGGCGCTTTATGGCTGTTCGTTGTTTCCGTGACCCAGGTTTTGGGCGTCGGCGCTCCGTCGCCCTGGGTTCGTTTTTCCTTAAGGGATGCGAGCTGGGCGCATGTCGTGCGCAAAATAGAAGCTCCTGCGTTCGCGGTTAAACCCGAGGAATTGAAGAAAATACGGCGCTTGATCTGGGCCCGCCACCAGATCAAACCCACGGACAATATTTGGAAGCTGGCTATGAACTACGGGACCAGCGTGGAGAGCATTCAGTCCAGCAATGCAGCGGAGCTCATTTGGATGAAACCGGGCAGCGATATCGTGGTGTTAAATAAGCGCGGCACGCTTCATCATGTTAAGCAGAAAAACGGGCAGGGAGAAACGCTCGCCGATGTGGCGCGTTTGTACGGACGCCGTGACAACGCCGCGGAGCAAAAACTTAAAGCGGAGATCGTCAAGGCCAATAGTTTTCCGGGCTACGCCCTATTGGCGGATTTTGAGCTCAATCCAGGGTCTTACCTTTTGATTCCGGATACCTATCTTGAATTTGACACCTTTCGCATTCCGTTCAAATATTGGCATTACCCTAGGATTTCATCCGGGTTCGGTTTGAGGTACCACCCGATCCTCAAAAGAAAGAAATTTCATGATGGCATGGATTTTCCTCAGGCCTATAACACGCCCGTTTACGCTTCGCGTTCCGGCCGGGTTATTTTCGCCAATTGGCGCGAGGGCTACGGCCTGATGGTCATTATTAAGCATTCCGACGGCACCACCACCCGCTATGGGCATTTGTCCCGCATCTACGTCAAAGACGGACAGTGGGTTGAGGGGGGCAAGAAAATGATCGCCCGCGTCGGCTCAACGGGCCTGTCGACCGGCCCGCACCTTCATTTTGAAATCCGCGACCACTTCGGCCGTCCGCTCAATCCCAAAAAGAAATTCGGAAAGAAGTAG
- a CDS encoding FAD-dependent oxidoreductase translates to MPEHPLRIVILGGGFAGLACAQRLERLLHDSSSGGLKINGRDVQLILIARDNYFNFQPLLADVVGGSIEPRHVVSPLRRLLPLTDVRQCEIESIDLKNRRVNFYPADQRAIPPIDADHLVLALGQATDFSRIPGMAEHALALKNLGDALRIRNHVVSRLEEATLEESEDERRRLLTFVVVGAGFSGVEVAGQINDLASDALRSYPRLTKNDRRPFRVIVIQKSDRILQQLDPDLSSFALQCLKQRGIEIKLSQGVAAVKTGGLRLDDGEEIKAATMIATVGNTIHPLLAHLPLKRRGNRIEVLPTLEMADFKGVWASGDCAAVPSPQDGWAPEMAQFAVREGRLLADNLIAAMKNRTLKKFSYKSMGQLASLGHHQAVAQVFSLRFGGIAAWWLWRTVYLFKLPGIDRRLRVLFDWTLDLLFSRDIVKLNVSPTSAVSRAHYEAGETIFKTGDPSQTFYIVEKGTVELLEADAQGRSQTIAQLGPGSHLGERSLIAKNPHALTARAATAIDLLTIHRADFTALANNLPPLRQAIEEALRRWEKSPKNPNPLP, encoded by the coding sequence ATGCCCGAGCATCCCCTCCGGATCGTCATCCTGGGGGGCGGGTTTGCGGGGCTCGCCTGCGCCCAGCGCCTTGAACGGCTCCTTCACGATTCTTCTTCAGGCGGCCTAAAAATCAATGGACGCGATGTCCAATTGATCCTCATCGCCCGCGACAACTATTTCAATTTTCAACCGCTGTTGGCCGATGTCGTCGGCGGCTCCATCGAACCGCGCCATGTGGTCAGCCCTTTAAGGCGCCTTCTGCCTTTGACCGACGTCCGCCAATGCGAAATCGAATCCATCGATCTTAAAAACCGGCGCGTCAATTTTTATCCGGCCGACCAACGGGCCATCCCCCCGATCGACGCCGATCATCTGGTTCTTGCTTTGGGCCAAGCTACGGATTTTTCACGCATCCCGGGCATGGCCGAACACGCTTTGGCGCTTAAAAACTTGGGTGATGCGCTTCGTATCAGAAACCATGTGGTCAGCCGCCTCGAGGAGGCGACGCTCGAAGAATCCGAAGATGAACGCCGGCGTCTGTTAACCTTTGTCGTCGTCGGCGCCGGATTCAGCGGCGTCGAAGTCGCCGGGCAAATCAATGATTTGGCGAGCGACGCCCTGCGCAGCTATCCCAGACTGACGAAGAATGACCGGCGTCCCTTCCGCGTGATCGTGATCCAAAAAAGCGATCGCATCCTACAGCAGCTCGATCCCGATCTTTCGTCCTTCGCGTTGCAATGCCTCAAACAAAGAGGCATCGAAATCAAGCTTTCCCAAGGCGTAGCCGCCGTCAAGACCGGAGGTCTTCGCCTGGACGACGGCGAAGAAATTAAGGCGGCGACGATGATCGCCACCGTCGGCAACACCATCCATCCCCTCCTCGCTCATTTGCCGCTTAAGCGCCGGGGAAACCGCATCGAAGTTTTGCCCACTCTCGAGATGGCGGACTTCAAAGGCGTCTGGGCCTCGGGCGATTGCGCAGCCGTGCCTTCGCCCCAAGACGGCTGGGCCCCGGAAATGGCCCAATTCGCGGTCCGTGAAGGCCGGCTCCTGGCCGACAACCTGATCGCGGCCATGAAAAACCGGACGCTGAAAAAATTTTCCTACAAAAGCATGGGGCAATTAGCCTCTTTAGGCCACCATCAAGCCGTGGCTCAAGTTTTTAGCCTACGCTTCGGCGGTATTGCGGCTTGGTGGCTCTGGCGCACGGTCTATCTCTTCAAGCTGCCGGGCATCGACCGGCGCCTAAGGGTTTTGTTTGATTGGACGCTTGACCTTCTCTTCTCTCGCGATATCGTCAAATTAAACGTCAGCCCCACCAGCGCCGTCAGCCGGGCGCATTACGAGGCCGGGGAGACCATCTTCAAGACGGGCGATCCCTCGCAAACGTTTTACATCGTTGAAAAAGGAACGGTTGAGCTTCTGGAAGCGGATGCCCAAGGGCGAAGCCAAACCATCGCGCAATTGGGACCGGGGTCTCATTTGGGCGAACGCTCCCTCATCGCCAAGAATCCCCACGCTTTGACGGCGCGGGCCGCCACTGCGATCGATCTGCTGACGATTCATCGCGCGGATTTCACGGCCCTGGCCAATAACCTTCCCCCTTTGCGCCAAGCCATCGAAGAGGCGCTGCGGCGCTGGGAAAAAAGCCCTAAAAATCCTAATCCCCTACCCTAA
- a CDS encoding rhodanese-like domain-containing protein, which translates to MIPLFNRYDQTPGEENVAAREIKSRLDNGERVNLLDVREPWEYETAKIEGAKLIPLAELDQRKTELDPNTELIVYCHKGVRGLKAVRHLKNCGFTNTKNLSGGIEAWSDIDPSVPKY; encoded by the coding sequence ATGATTCCACTCTTCAACCGCTATGATCAGACGCCCGGCGAGGAGAACGTCGCCGCCCGGGAAATCAAAAGCCGCCTGGACAACGGCGAACGGGTGAACCTGCTGGACGTTCGCGAACCGTGGGAATACGAAACCGCGAAAATCGAAGGCGCGAAACTCATCCCATTGGCCGAACTTGACCAGCGCAAAACGGAACTCGACCCGAACACGGAATTGATCGTCTACTGCCACAAAGGCGTGCGCGGATTGAAAGCCGTCCGGCACCTTAAAAACTGCGGATTTACCAACACCAAAAACCTTTCCGGCGGCATCGAAGCCTGGTCGGATATCGACCCGTCGGTTCCGAAATATTAA